Proteins encoded within one genomic window of Couchioplanes caeruleus:
- a CDS encoding TIGR03936 family radical SAM-associated protein, translating into MGGQAPVVQRIRLRYAKRGPLRFTSHRDFARAFERALRRAGVPIAFSQGFTPHPKISYASAAPTGVGSEAEYLEIGLQAPVDPAALRIALDAALSPGLDVLDAVVAKEGGLADRIDASHWRIEMPEIEPGAAEKAVEAFLAADEVLVERMTKQGKRSFDARKAVASFTVAEESDAPSGAAAAPCAIIDLVVRQVTPAVRPDDVMSGLRVVAGLEPPVPPRVTRLAQGSLTPQGEIVDPLDADREDAPIGGR; encoded by the coding sequence GTGGGCGGTCAGGCCCCGGTCGTCCAGCGGATCCGCCTGCGGTACGCCAAGCGCGGACCGCTGCGCTTCACCTCGCACCGCGACTTCGCGCGCGCCTTCGAGCGGGCGCTGCGGCGGGCGGGCGTACCGATCGCGTTCTCGCAGGGCTTCACCCCGCATCCCAAGATCTCGTACGCGAGCGCCGCGCCGACCGGGGTCGGCAGCGAGGCGGAATACCTCGAGATCGGCCTGCAGGCTCCGGTCGACCCGGCCGCCCTGCGGATCGCGCTCGACGCGGCGCTGTCGCCCGGCCTCGACGTGCTCGACGCGGTCGTCGCGAAGGAGGGCGGCCTGGCCGACCGGATCGACGCGTCCCATTGGCGCATCGAAATGCCGGAGATCGAGCCCGGGGCTGCGGAGAAGGCTGTCGAAGCCTTCCTCGCGGCCGACGAGGTGCTGGTCGAGCGCATGACCAAGCAGGGCAAGCGCTCGTTCGACGCCCGAAAAGCAGTTGCGTCGTTCACGGTGGCCGAGGAGTCTGACGCACCTTCCGGGGCGGCAGCGGCACCGTGTGCGATAATCGACCTTGTCGTGCGGCAGGTCACTCCCGCCGTGCGGCCCGATGACGTCATGTCCGGCCTGCGCGTGGTGGCCGGTCTGGAGCCGCCGGTGCCCCCACGGGTGACCCGGCTGGCCCAGGGCTCGCTCACCCCGCAGGGGGAGATCGTCGATCCGTTGGACGCGGATCGCGAGGACGCACCCATCGGAGGGCGCTAG